Proteins from one Argopecten irradians isolate NY chromosome 15, Ai_NY, whole genome shotgun sequence genomic window:
- the LOC138309213 gene encoding protein FAM167B-like, translated as MKEYRIPTLAVIEEIPITESCESNRLAPLNAEPETKENNSDESINNNVTTIESNDTYLHSNSDTDKCDKCGTENNNDLGTLKEKAAKLKLKTRRSSYVTWETEKLVRSGALFKARIQQEVVKDPQEDQRLTPERKDKINSDIGWIRQELQAMRILDQSLAKTLLNLRHEMHSLKLKWSCDDHKEMMEEVTCDLEERQVLQDVCDQPLGPVDVNPLKQLGVTRMNLSARRFSTC; from the exons ATGAAGGAATACAGAATTCCGACACTTGCTGTCATCGAGGAAATACCAATAACAGAATCATGCGAATCTAATCGCTTAGCTCCATTAAATGCAGAACCAGagacaaaagaaaataattcagACGAATCAATTAATAACAATGTAACAACAATAGAATCAAATGATACATATCTCCATAGTAACAGTGACACAGACAAATGTGACAAATGTGGTACAGAAAATAACAATGACCTTGGGACATTGAAAGAGAAAGCTGCGAAACTAAAGCTAAAAACTAGACGCTCCAGTTACGTTACCTGGGAAACGGAGAAGCTAGTTCGATCTGGTGCATTGTTTAAAGCAAGGATACAACAGGAAGTGGTCAAAGATCCTCAGGAGGACCAAAGGCTTACACCCGAACGTAAAGATAAAATAAACAGCGATATCGGCTGGATACGCCAGGAACTG CAAGCCATGAGGATTCTAGATCAGAGTCTAGCAAAAACACTTCTGAATCTACGTCACGAAATGCATTCCTTAAAACTCAAATGGAGTTGTGATGACCACAAAGAGATGATGGAGGAAGTGACGTGTGATCTGGAGGAACGTCAGGTTCTTCAGGACGTTTGTGATCAACCACTTGGCCCAGTAGATGTCAATCCGCTTAAACAACTCGGAGTGACGCGGATGAATCTAAGTGCACGACGATTTAGTACGTGTTAA